GGCCTGCAAAAGCTTGGCCAGGGAGGCGGAAATTATTCCTTTACCGAGAGAAGAGGTGACGCCGCCGGTGACGAAGATATACTTCGCGGCCGACGCGCTGGGGGTAGAATTGCGTTCGGGCATGACGGGGGTCAAAGTTACGGGGAATCAGGGGGCGAGCGGGGTATTTTTACCGCCGTGATAAAAGTAGCCGAGTTGATGAGGTCATTTCCAGGGCCTAATTCCGCTTCCGCCCGAAGGGTAAGGGGTAGGGTGAGCGGCCTGCGCCACCTCGCCTTCTTATGGCTGACGCTGCTACCGCTACTCGCCCCCGCCCAGGCTACCCTCCGCAAAGACCTCAAGCGCGACTTCGGGGCCGTGGGCGACGGCCGAGCCAACGACCACGCCGCCTTCCAGCGAGCCGCCGATTTTTTCAACAAGCGCGCCCTCATGCCCGCCGGGGCCAGGCCGGCCATGCTCTTCATTCCGGCCGGTACCTACCGGGTAGGCCGCCAGGACGCGGCCGGCAACGGGGCCGACGTGCTACCCCTCACCGGCTGCCGCAACCTGCGCATCGTGGGCCAGGACAGCACCCATACCATTATCCGCTACGTCGACAGCCTGCGCTACGGGGCCTTCGACCCCGCCACGCGCCTACCCTACGAGTCGCCCAAAGCCTTCTTCACGGACTGGGCCTGGGGGGCCAGGGTAGGGAATTGTATTAATCTGCAAAAGTGTGATAACGTAGAAATTAGCGGCTTGAATTTGGACGGTAACGCCGCGCACCTGCTGGTGGGTGGGCACTGGGGCGACACCGGTATCCAGCTCAGCGCCGACGGTATTTTCGTGGGCGACTCGCGGCGCATTACGTTGCGGCGGCTGGCTGTGCACCACTTCGGCCGCGATGGTGTGCAGGTACTCAATCACTTGGCCAAAAGCCTCGACGACCCCAACCGGGAAAATATTCTCCTCGAAAGCTCGACCTTCCACTACAACGGCCGCCAGGGCCTGTCCCTGACCGGGGTCAATGGCCTGCGGGCCACCAATTGCAGTTTCAGCCATACTGGGCGGGTCCTGATTGCGGCGCTGGGTAAGGCGCTGTTTTCCAACCCCGGCGCGGGCGTGGACGTGGAGCCGGAAGGCGGCTTTGCTAGCCACGTTCGCTTCGAGAACTGCCGCCTGGTAGACAATGCCGGCCAGGGCCTGGTATCGGACCGCTACGGCGACGGGCCGCCCACTACTCAGGATATCGTGTTCAGCAACTGCCTGTTGTGGGGCACTACGAATTGGTCGGCCTGGGTGCGGCAAACCGATTTTCGTTTTGAAAACTGCCGACTCTATGGCGCATTCACCACCGGTTGCGCACTGGCCGCCTACGCCACCCGCTTCGTGGGCTGCACCTTCGAGGACCGGCCCTACCGCGGCCAGCCCGCCTACGGCATTTTCCTGGTAGACTCCGACCACGAAGCGCGCCGGATGAGCTTCACCAACTGCCGCTTCGTGGCCCACCATACCGGCCTGCTGCGCGCCGTACCGGCCGCACCCGACTCGGCCAGCGCCTTTCGGGTGCGGGGCTGCGCCTTCGTGCTCGCCTACGCCGACGAGCCGCCGCTGGGCGCAGCCAGCGTACTAGCGGGCGTAGTTTTCAGCGGCGATAATTCGCTGACGAGCAGCCAACCGCCCGGCGCAGAGCCGCGCGCCGACGCGACGCTTAGCGCCGAAGCGGAGCTAACCAATACGCTGACGCTTAGCGGAAAAACGAGAGTAGGGGCCACGCTGCGCATCGGCCCCGGCACCAGCCTGCGCGTGCCAGCCGGCGCAGCCCTGGAGTTGTTACCAGGTGCCAAAGTCATCCTAACAGGGCCACTGCTGGTGGAAGCCGGCGCGTATTTCTACCAAAGCCCGCTGGCCAAAATCTCGGCTACCGGCCGGGGCCAGCTGCTGCTACGGCTGGGGGCCATCCGGGGCCAGTGGCCGAAGCCGGACCCAGGCGGTAGGCCGGCGTTGGCCCCCGGCCCGTAGCCGTTGGCCGGGCCACGGCGCGCCGCTACCACGCTTTTTCGGCGGTTTTTGCCAGCTGGGTGTCGGGCAAGTCAAGGCTTTGGCGCAGCTGAAAATCAGTCACGTTTTTCAGCGTCAGCACCTTGCCCTCGGCTGATTTTTGGGCCGTGACGTTGCGTAGGGTGAGGCCCTGCACACCGTCGGCCACGAAGGCCGGGCGGGCTTCCGGGCTTAGGTAGCGAACTTCTACGTCGCTCATTTTCAAATCCTTGACGTGGCGAATGTAGAAGCCGTAGGCCGGAATGGCTCCCAGCATCGACGGCTCGGGGTAGCTTTTGCCGGCTTCGGGCACGGTGCGGGCCGCCTGCGCGGCGGTGCCGCCGCCTCTGTAGTAAATGCGGATGTTGTGGAGGCGCACGTCTTCGATGGGGTGGCCGGGCACGCCCGTGATGATGGACGCAAATTCGGGGTCGGCATTGTACACCACCAGGTTGCTGATGCTCACGCGGCGCAGCGCCCCCACGGGCGTGCCGGCCGGCCCCCGCATCCGCTCGCCCAGGTACAGAAAAATGGGCGAGTTCACCACGTCGCGCATCGTAATGTTACTGATACTCACGTCTTCCAGCAAGCCCCCATCCACGGTTTCGAGGGCTAGGCCGCGGCAGTAGTCAAACACGCAATTGGAAATGGCGATGTTCTTGAAGCCGCCGTTCGACTCGGTGCCGAACTTGATGCGGCCCGTGGGATGCAGCGTGTACTCGGGGTTGTTAGTGCGCCGGAAGGTGCCGTCGAGCAGCGTGCCCTCGTCGTAGCCGCTCACCTGGCAGTTGGTGATGGTCACGTTTTCGGTGGCCCGCGCCTCGTTCAGGCCGAAGGAGCTTTTGAGACAAATGCCATCGTCGTAGGGCGAGTTGACCAGGCAGTTTGACACCCGCACGTTGCGGCAGCAGTCGATGTCCATGCCGTCGCGGTTGGTGTCAATCTTCAGGTTATCAATGGTTAAATTATCCACGCCAGTGGCCAGAATGGCAAACCAGCCGCCGTGCTGCAAGGTCACGTCGCGGATAATGACGTTGCGGCAGCGCAGCAGGCTAATGGCTTTATTGGCCAGCTTGGCATCCTTGGCGTAATCTTTCAGCAGGCCCTTGCCCCAGATTTTGCCCGGCCCCAGAATGGACACGTCATGCAGATTCTCGCCCCAAATCAGGCCGTCGTGCCAGTGGCTGTGGCCCGAATCCTGGAAGGTGGTATTGGCCGACGGCTCGGCCTGGTCGTACACGGCGGCCGGGTTGTCGGTGGTGGCAATAATGGTAGCGCCCTGCTCCAGGTAGAGCGAGATGTTGCTTTTCAGCCGGATAGCTCCCGAGAGGTAGTCGCCGGCCGGCAGGTACACCTGGCCGCCGCCCGCCTGCGCCGCCGCCTCAATGGCCTTGTTGATGGCCCCGGAATCGAGCGCCCGGCCGTCGCCCACGGCCCCGTAGGCGCGGATGTTGTATACCGAAACAGGGGGGGTAGGGGCCTGGGCCGCTGCCCCGCCCGGCAGCAAAAGCGCCGCCAGCGCCAGCCGTGGGAGTAGGGAGAAGAACATGGGGGTAGGAAAAAGAGAATGAGGCCGGAAAGTAGTCCCCGGCCCCTGACTTCGCCGTGCGAATGCTTAAACTGATAATAATCAGCTCGATTCGTACCAGCCCGCCCTACCCCCCGCTAAAGGGCCGGGCGCTGGGGAGCGGCAACCGACTTAATCTTCAACACGCTGGTTTTCAGGCCGGGCGCGGTGGCGGTGAGCGTGATATCGCCCGCCGCCTGGGTCGATTGCACCAGCACCTGGGCCAGGCCATTGAAGGTTTTGCGCTGCCAGGCCGCGGCGGGCGTGCGCACCTGAATGGTGCCGGGCAGCATGTTGGGCACGTCCCAGTACTGCTTCCTGAGCAGGGGCGTAGCCACGAACACGATGCTGTTTTTGCCGGGCTTCAGCCAGGCGATATCCAGGGTAAAGCTGTTTTTGGTCGCCTGCTCGCCGGTCAGGTTTTGGGCAACGGCGTGGCCATTCACGTAGATGGTCTGCTCGCGGCCGATGGGCTGGTAGAACAGCGTAACCGCCGAGCCGGCCAGCGTCTGCGGCAGCTCGAAGCTGCCGCGCGTTACGTAATAACTGGAGGTAGGCACCAGCTGCGCGGCATCGTACTGGCGCGAGGTGAAGGCCGGTGCCCAGCCAGCATCGTCAAAGTCAGCGCTGATTTCCGGGCCGCTGGTCGGGCTGTCGGCTCCGCGCTCCCTCAGGTTGTCGAGGGTTAGGACGCGTACCGTTTCAATAAACCGGTCGGGTTCCAACGAAGTCGGGTCGCCGTTGCCTACCCCGATAATGCGGCCGGGGCCGCTCAGGCTAAAGGTAACTTCCTGGTTGGCGGTGGGCACCGGGCGGTTGTTTTTATCGGTGAGCTGCACCGTGACGACGGCCAGGTCTTCGCGGGTGGCCTGCACGGTGGGCTTGTTGGGCCGCAGCTGAATGGCCGCCGGCTCGGCGGTGGTGCGCACCACATCGGTCGCAATTTTTTTGCCCTGGCGGTAGCCCACGGCCTCCAGGGTGCCGGGCGCGTAGGGCACCTGCCATTCGAGGTGCGAGTTTTTGGTCATCGGCTTGCGGCCCTGGCTCTTTTTATTCAGGAAAAGCTCCACCTCGTCGCAGTTGCTGTAGGCCCACACGGCAATGGGCTGGCCCTCGCGGCCGGCCCAGTTCCAGTGGGGTAGCAGGTGCAGCACAGTTTGGTCCGTCCACCACGCTTTCAGGTACCACACGTTGTCCTTCGGGAAGCCGCACAAGTCCATCATGCCGAAGTACGAGGTGATGGAGGGCCAGCCGAAGGGCGTTGGCTCGCCCCGGTAGTCGAAGCCCGTCCAGATGAACATGCCCGCCAGGTAGGGCCGTGCCGCGTAGTACTGCCAGCCACCCTCGATGCTGTAGAACTTGGGGCTCGGCTTGGCGTCGTAGGCCGCGATGTAATGCTTGTCCTTGTCCGTGAAGTAGATGCCGCGCGTGGCGTGGGTCGAGCCTTCCTCGGTACCCCAGCTGGGCTTGTCCGGAAATTTGGCGTGGTACGCGTCGGTGTTGCCCTGGCCGATGTAGTTGAAGCCCATCACGTCAATCGCCGTGGACGTACCCTGGCCCCAGCCCCCGCTGATGGCCGCCGTAATGGCCCGCGTCGAGTCCACGGTTTTGGCAAATGCCTGCATGGTGGCCCCGATGCGCGCCCCCAGCACGTTGCTCTCAATGGCCCATTCCTCATTGCCAATCGACCAGCTGATAATGCTCGGGTGGTTGCGGTCGCGCACTATCATTCGCCGCAGGGCGCCCAGGTTATTTTGGGTGATGCCCATCAGCCGGTTCTCGTCGATAACGAGCATCCCCAGCCGGTCGCAGGCATCGAGCAACTCGGGCGTGGGCGGGTTGTGCGAGGTGCGGTAGGCATTGCAGCCGAAGGCTTTCAGCTGCGCAATGCGCCAGTCCTGCAAGGCGTCGGGCAGGGCCGTCCCTACCCCCGCGTGGTCCTGGTGGTTGTTGGTACCGGTGATTTTCACGTGTTTCCCATTGAGGAAAAAGCCCTCGTTGGCATCGAAGCGAATGGTGCGCACGCCGAAGCGGGTGCGGTACTCGTCCACCACCTGGCCGCCCTGCCGCACCCGCGTCACCAGCGTGTAGAGGTAGGGCGACTCCAGCGACCACAAATGAGCGTTGGCCACCGGAATTTGCACGGCAACCTCGTGCTGCCCGGTTCCGGCCAGCCGTACCGGCGCGGTCTGGGCAGTGGCCACGGTTTGGCCCGCGGCATCCACTACTTCCTGCACTACGTCCGCATTTTGGGGGGTAGGGCCGCCATTCAGCAGGGTAGTCTGGGCCGTGAGCGTGGCCGTGCTGCCGGCCAGCTGCGTCGTCACAAACGTGCCATCGGGGGCCACGTGCACGGGCGCCGTTTTAGTCAGCCACGTGTGCCGATAAATGCCCGCTCCTTCGTAAAACCAGCCCTCCTCCATCGTGGCATCCACGCGCACGGCTATCACGTTGGGCTGGCCGTCGTAGTGGAGGTAGTCCGAAATATCGTACTGAAAACCCAGATAGCCGCTGGGCTCAGTGCCCAGGTAGTGCCCGTTCACCCACACGATGGAGTTGCGAAACACCCCGTCAAAATCCAGGCTGATGCGCCGCCCCAGGTCGCTGGCCGGCACTGTGAATGACTTGCGGTACCAACCCACGCTGGCGTTCGGAAACGGCCGCCCGATGGCCTTAAAGCCGTGGCTGAAGCTGGCCTTTTCGCTGAACGGCTGTTCCACGGCCCAGTCGTGGGGCAGGTCGAGCTGCCGCCAGGCCCGGTCGTCGAAGTTGGCCGCCGCCGCCCCGTCGCCATAACCCGTTTTGGCCAGGTAGGAAAAATAACCCGTGCCGTTATAGAAGTCCAGCTTGGGGTCGGAGGGGTGGCCGAAGGCGAAGCGCCAGCCAAAATCCAACAGCAAGTGCTCGCGGCCGGCCGGCGGCGCGGGTGCCGATTGGCTACGTGAGGGAAGGGTAGCCCCCAGCAGCAGGAGCAGCAACGTGAGCAGACGTAGAAACATGGGGTAGGGTAGGTGCTTCACAAAGCTATACCGTTACACCAATAAATTCAAAAAATCCTGCTTTCCATTGAGATATTCAAACCCGAAACCCTCGGCCGCCATGCGGGCCTTGATGCCATCCACGTCGTGCGGCATTTTGACTTCCACCCCAATGAAAACGGGGCCTTTCTCCTTGTTGTTTTTCTTGATATACTGAAACTGAATAATGTCCTCGCCCTCGGCCAGCACGTTGTTCACGAAGCGCCGGAGCGCGCCGGGAGCCTGGTTGAAGGTTACCATGAAGTAGTGCTTGAGGCCCTGGTGGCGCTGGGCGCGCTCCTTGATGTCCTCCATGCGGGTGATGTCGTTGTTGGAGCCGCTGACCACGCACACCACCGTTTTACCCCGAATCTGGTCGGCGTAGGCGTGCAGGGCCGAGATGGCGAGCGTGCCCGCCGGCTCCAGCACCATGCCTTCCTCGTTGTACATCTTCAGCAAATCTTCGCACACCTGGCCTTCGGGCACCAGGTGCACCTCATCGAGCAGGGCCTGGCAAATCTCAAACGTGAGTTCGCCGGGGCACTTCACGGCCGCGCCATCCACGAAGGTATCGAGGTGGGGTAGGGCCTGCCGCCGCCCGGCCCGGATGGCATCGTGCATGCTCGGTGCGCCCAGCGGCTGCACCCCGATGAGCTTGGTATTCGGGCTTAATTGCCGAAACATGCTCGACAAGCCTGAGGCCAACCCGCCACCGCCAATGGGCATGAAGCAAAAGTCAATCGACTTATGCTGAGCGGCTTTTAGTATTTCCAGCCCCACCGTGGCCTGCCCCTCCACAATGGCGAGGTCATCAAACGGATGCACGAAGGTGCCGCCCTGCGCATCGCAAAACGCCTGCGCCGCCTGGTAGCAGTCGTCGAAGGTGCGGCCGGTGAGGTGCACCGTCACCATGTCTTTGCCGAAGAGGCGCACTTTATCCACCTTCTGGGCGGGCGTTTGGGCGGGCATGAAAATATCGCCCTGCAAGCCCAGCAGCTGGCAGGCGTAGGCCACACCTTGGGCGTGATTGCCGGCGCTGGCGCACACTATTTGGCGGCCCGGCACGGTAATCGGTAGCGTCGAAATCTTGTTGTAAGCCCCCCGGATTTTATAGGAGCGCACCACCTGCAAGTCCTCGCGCTTGAGCAAAATGGTCGCGTCGTAAGTGCGCGAGAGCCCCAGGTTCAGCATCAGAGGCGTCTTGGTAATCACGCCTTTGAGGCGGCGCGCAGCGGCCTCCACGTTTTCCAGGGTAACGGGGGTAGCGGCCGGGGCTAGCAGGTCGGGCATGGGGTAGGGGGTAACCAACTAATATATTAAAAAAGGCCGTCATGCAGACCGAAAGGAAGCATCGCGCATGTGGTAGTAATCCCTTGCATAAGAAGTTACTGCTGCACGCGAGATGCTTCCCTTCGGTCTGCATGACGGCCTTGTTGTACAACGAAGTGGCACTCCGTTTTACAAAATCTACGCCTCCACGCTCGCGCTGCTGCGCGAACGCAGCTCGCGCACAGTCGCGCCGGTGGCCCACAGCTCCGACTCACGCACTTCTTTCAACTCGGCCTCTAGCTCGGCGCGGTAGTTGGGTGTCGAGCCGCGCTCGATGGTGCGGCGGGCTTCCTCGCCGCTGGCTACGCTGTCATACAGCTCATTCAGCACGGGTAGGGTCGCATCGCGGAATTTACCCTTCCAGTCAAGCGCGCCGCGCTGGGCCGTCACCGAGCAGTTGGCAAACATCCAGTCCATGCCGTTTTCGCCCACCAGCGGCACCAGGCTTTGGGTCAGTTCCTCCACGGTTTCGTTGAACGCCTCCGAAGGCGAGTGCCCGCGCTGCCGCAGCACCTGGTACTGCGCCTCGATGATGCCGGCCAGCGCGCCCATCAGCACACCCCGCTCACCGGTGAGGTCGGAATACACCTCCTTCTTAAAATCCGTCTCGAACAAGTAGCCCGAGCCCACGCCAATGCCCATTGCAATGGCCTTCTCGTAGGCGTGCCCGCTGGCATCCTGATATACCGCAAACGACGAATTCAGCCCGCCACCGGCCACGAACAGCCGCCGCAGGCTGGTGCCGCTGCCCTTAGGAGCCACCAGAATCACGTCCACATCGGCGGGCGGAATGATGTTGGTCTGGTCCTTAAATGTGATGCCGAAGCCGTGCGAGAAGTACAGCGTTTTGCCGGGGGTAAGGGCCTTTTTGAGGGTCGGCCACAGCGCAATCTGCCCCGCATCAGAGAGTAGGTTGCAGAGAATGGTGCCCTTGTCGGCCGCCTCCTCGATGCTGAACAGCGACTCGCCCGGCACCCAGCCATCGCGCAAAGCGCGCTCCCACGAAGGCGTGCCTTCGCGCTGACCCACAATCACATGGAAGCCGTTGTCGCGCATGTTCAGCGCCTGGCCGGGGCCCTGCACCCCGTAGCCAATCACGGCAATGGTATCGTGTTGAAGAAAATCGAGCGCCTTGGCGAGCGGAAATTCGTCGCGGGTAATAACGGTTTCGGGTACGCCGCCGAAGTGAATGGTTGCCATTGGGATAGGGGTTTTGTAGCGTGGACTCTGCGAGTCCGCGCGTGGGGGTAAAAAAGGGTTTCGTTCAAACGCGCGGACTCGCAGAGTCCACGCTACATTACATCGTAAATACCGCGTCGCGGTCGTTCAAAAACTCATTCTCGGCCACCTCCTCGCTCGGCTCGCGCTGCTCAAATTCCTGCAGTTTGAGGTGAAAGCCGTCGCTGGCCTTGATGATGGCGATGCGCGCCGAGCGCACGAACTCAATCAACCCGTAGGGCTGCAAGGCTTTGATTAAGTTGTCTGTTTCCTCGCGGTGGCCGGTGGTTTCAAACACCGTATAATCCTTGCGAATAACCACGGCGCGGGCCCCGTTTTCGCGCAGCAGGCGCTCCACGAGCACCTTTTCGGCTATGATGTCGGTGGGCACTTTATAAAGCGCCATTTCCTGCCAAATTACGTCCTGGTTGGTGTTAAAATAGACTTTCAGCACTTCCACCTGCTTCTCAATCTGCTTGGCCAGCTTGTGCACCACCTCCTCCGTTTCCACAATCACGATGTTGAAGCGGTGGATGCCCTCAATTTCCGAGGGCGACACGTTGAGGCTCTCAATATTGATTTTGCGGCGCGAAAAGATGATGGCAATGCGATTGAGCAAGCCCACCTGGTTTTCGGTGTACGCAGTGATGTTGTATTCCTGGCGGTCCATAGGTTTGGCTGAATAAAGTCGTCTGTCATGCTGAGCTTGTCGAAGCATCTCTACCGCTTCATCCACGTCATCCAACGATGCGGTAGAGATGCTTCGACAAGCTCAGCATGACGTTCTTTTTTGCTTATTTTATCGCAGCCGGATTTCCGCCACGCTGCACCCCTGCGGCACCATTGGAAAAATGTTATTCTCCTTCGTCACCATCACTTCCAGCAAAAAGGAGCCGGGATGCGCCAGCATCCGCGCCAGGGCGGGGCGTAGGTCGGGGCGGGCATCCACGCGCTGGCCGGCGATTCGGTAGCCCGCCGCTACAGCCACGTAATCAGGACTCTGAATATCCACGAACGAGTAGCGGCGCTGGTGAAATAACTCCTGCCACTGCCGCACCATGCCCAGAAACTGGTTGTTGAGGATGATGATTTTCACGTCCACGCCGGTCTGCATGATGGTGCCCAGCTCCTGAATCGTCATCTGGATGCCACCGTCGCCAATCACGGCCACCACCGGC
The genomic region above belongs to Hymenobacter psoromatis and contains:
- a CDS encoding right-handed parallel beta-helix repeat-containing protein; its protein translation is MIKVAELMRSFPGPNSASARRVRGRVSGLRHLAFLWLTLLPLLAPAQATLRKDLKRDFGAVGDGRANDHAAFQRAADFFNKRALMPAGARPAMLFIPAGTYRVGRQDAAGNGADVLPLTGCRNLRIVGQDSTHTIIRYVDSLRYGAFDPATRLPYESPKAFFTDWAWGARVGNCINLQKCDNVEISGLNLDGNAAHLLVGGHWGDTGIQLSADGIFVGDSRRITLRRLAVHHFGRDGVQVLNHLAKSLDDPNRENILLESSTFHYNGRQGLSLTGVNGLRATNCSFSHTGRVLIAALGKALFSNPGAGVDVEPEGGFASHVRFENCRLVDNAGQGLVSDRYGDGPPTTQDIVFSNCLLWGTTNWSAWVRQTDFRFENCRLYGAFTTGCALAAYATRFVGCTFEDRPYRGQPAYGIFLVDSDHEARRMSFTNCRFVAHHTGLLRAVPAAPDSASAFRVRGCAFVLAYADEPPLGAASVLAGVVFSGDNSLTSSQPPGAEPRADATLSAEAELTNTLTLSGKTRVGATLRIGPGTSLRVPAGAALELLPGAKVILTGPLLVEAGAYFYQSPLAKISATGRGQLLLRLGAIRGQWPKPDPGGRPALAPGP
- a CDS encoding glycoside hydrolase family 28 protein, with protein sequence MFFSLLPRLALAALLLPGGAAAQAPTPPVSVYNIRAYGAVGDGRALDSGAINKAIEAAAQAGGGQVYLPAGDYLSGAIRLKSNISLYLEQGATIIATTDNPAAVYDQAEPSANTTFQDSGHSHWHDGLIWGENLHDVSILGPGKIWGKGLLKDYAKDAKLANKAISLLRCRNVIIRDVTLQHGGWFAILATGVDNLTIDNLKIDTNRDGMDIDCCRNVRVSNCLVNSPYDDGICLKSSFGLNEARATENVTITNCQVSGYDEGTLLDGTFRRTNNPEYTLHPTGRIKFGTESNGGFKNIAISNCVFDYCRGLALETVDGGLLEDVSISNITMRDVVNSPIFLYLGERMRGPAGTPVGALRRVSISNLVVYNADPEFASIITGVPGHPIEDVRLHNIRIYYRGGGTAAQAARTVPEAGKSYPEPSMLGAIPAYGFYIRHVKDLKMSDVEVRYLSPEARPAFVADGVQGLTLRNVTAQKSAEGKVLTLKNVTDFQLRQSLDLPDTQLAKTAEKAW
- the galA gene encoding beta-galactosidase GalA, which translates into the protein MFLRLLTLLLLLLGATLPSRSQSAPAPPAGREHLLLDFGWRFAFGHPSDPKLDFYNGTGYFSYLAKTGYGDGAAAANFDDRAWRQLDLPHDWAVEQPFSEKASFSHGFKAIGRPFPNASVGWYRKSFTVPASDLGRRISLDFDGVFRNSIVWVNGHYLGTEPSGYLGFQYDISDYLHYDGQPNVIAVRVDATMEEGWFYEGAGIYRHTWLTKTAPVHVAPDGTFVTTQLAGSTATLTAQTTLLNGGPTPQNADVVQEVVDAAGQTVATAQTAPVRLAGTGQHEVAVQIPVANAHLWSLESPYLYTLVTRVRQGGQVVDEYRTRFGVRTIRFDANEGFFLNGKHVKITGTNNHQDHAGVGTALPDALQDWRIAQLKAFGCNAYRTSHNPPTPELLDACDRLGMLVIDENRLMGITQNNLGALRRMIVRDRNHPSIISWSIGNEEWAIESNVLGARIGATMQAFAKTVDSTRAITAAISGGWGQGTSTAIDVMGFNYIGQGNTDAYHAKFPDKPSWGTEEGSTHATRGIYFTDKDKHYIAAYDAKPSPKFYSIEGGWQYYAARPYLAGMFIWTGFDYRGEPTPFGWPSITSYFGMMDLCGFPKDNVWYLKAWWTDQTVLHLLPHWNWAGREGQPIAVWAYSNCDEVELFLNKKSQGRKPMTKNSHLEWQVPYAPGTLEAVGYRQGKKIATDVVRTTAEPAAIQLRPNKPTVQATREDLAVVTVQLTDKNNRPVPTANQEVTFSLSGPGRIIGVGNGDPTSLEPDRFIETVRVLTLDNLRERGADSPTSGPEISADFDDAGWAPAFTSRQYDAAQLVPTSSYYVTRGSFELPQTLAGSAVTLFYQPIGREQTIYVNGHAVAQNLTGEQATKNSFTLDIAWLKPGKNSIVFVATPLLRKQYWDVPNMLPGTIQVRTPAAAWQRKTFNGLAQVLVQSTQAAGDITLTATAPGLKTSVLKIKSVAAPQRPAL
- the ilvA gene encoding threonine ammonia-lyase IlvA, translating into MPDLLAPAATPVTLENVEAAARRLKGVITKTPLMLNLGLSRTYDATILLKREDLQVVRSYKIRGAYNKISTLPITVPGRQIVCASAGNHAQGVAYACQLLGLQGDIFMPAQTPAQKVDKVRLFGKDMVTVHLTGRTFDDCYQAAQAFCDAQGGTFVHPFDDLAIVEGQATVGLEILKAAQHKSIDFCFMPIGGGGLASGLSSMFRQLSPNTKLIGVQPLGAPSMHDAIRAGRRQALPHLDTFVDGAAVKCPGELTFEICQALLDEVHLVPEGQVCEDLLKMYNEEGMVLEPAGTLAISALHAYADQIRGKTVVCVVSGSNNDITRMEDIKERAQRHQGLKHYFMVTFNQAPGALRRFVNNVLAEGEDIIQFQYIKKNNKEKGPVFIGVEVKMPHDVDGIKARMAAEGFGFEYLNGKQDFLNLLV
- the ilvC gene encoding ketol-acid reductoisomerase; translated protein: MATIHFGGVPETVITRDEFPLAKALDFLQHDTIAVIGYGVQGPGQALNMRDNGFHVIVGQREGTPSWERALRDGWVPGESLFSIEEAADKGTILCNLLSDAGQIALWPTLKKALTPGKTLYFSHGFGITFKDQTNIIPPADVDVILVAPKGSGTSLRRLFVAGGGLNSSFAVYQDASGHAYEKAIAMGIGVGSGYLFETDFKKEVYSDLTGERGVLMGALAGIIEAQYQVLRQRGHSPSEAFNETVEELTQSLVPLVGENGMDWMFANCSVTAQRGALDWKGKFRDATLPVLNELYDSVASGEEARRTIERGSTPNYRAELEAELKEVRESELWATGATVRELRSRSSASVEA
- the ilvN gene encoding acetolactate synthase small subunit, with protein sequence MDRQEYNITAYTENQVGLLNRIAIIFSRRKINIESLNVSPSEIEGIHRFNIVIVETEEVVHKLAKQIEKQVEVLKVYFNTNQDVIWQEMALYKVPTDIIAEKVLVERLLRENGARAVVIRKDYTVFETTGHREETDNLIKALQPYGLIEFVRSARIAIIKASDGFHLKLQEFEQREPSEEVAENEFLNDRDAVFTM